The following are from one region of the Papaver somniferum cultivar HN1 unplaced genomic scaffold, ASM357369v1 unplaced-scaffold_132, whole genome shotgun sequence genome:
- the LOC113332777 gene encoding 60S ribosomal protein L23A-like has product MNYFKFLLLVLVVTVTKKADPKVLANKASKAVKAGASTIKKKAKNICTSVIFHRPKTLQKARNPKYQYISALPRNKLDHYQILKYPLTTESAMKKIEDNKKKKTRMLSRRCTTSRQIK; this is encoded by the exons ATGAACTATTTTAAGTTTCTACTACTGGTGCTAGTGGTGACAG TTACTAAGAAGGCTGACCCCAAGGTGCTGGCTAACAAAGCTTCCAAGGCTGTCAAAGCTGGAGCATCAACCATTAAGAAGAAGGCTAAGAATATCTGCACATCAGTCATATTTCACAGGCCAAAGACATTGCAGAAGGCAAGGAATCCCAAGTACCAATATATTAGTGCACTACCAAGGAACAAGCTGGACCATTACCAGATCCTGAAATACCCACTCACCACCGAGTCCGcaatgaagaagattgaagacaacaagaagaagaaaacaaggatgctttcaagaagatgtacaacatccagacagataaagtga
- the LOC113332947 gene encoding FHA domain-containing protein At4g14490-like: MEGSTLRLIVEKGPKEGETMDCKAGSSSVIKIGRVMKGNTFAIRDSGISSNHLVIAFKNNKWVISDLDSSNGTFLNENQIRALTDFDLRDEDIIKIGERTSLKVQIIEEVRVLTKPQTRNGRKNVDLVEEEEEQVRRNPRRRAAPKNLAVAPVSSVPASSAVAESRPKRGRPKKVESDEAEDILKVPQVPEPKVQPISELEQEIGAEKQENAIHVEPKKTRRGGGRGTRRGRGCKEETVVPVLVSENVEVSENVAAEQVNCTVEVSNGIVGESSRVSADEQKHTLDDVCEVQKSLLNLNIDQNMELEKCEEEGKEAPAARKKRTATRRAAQQKGKATEDVRVPDPEEDTRNCEESILQEEELCEEFASTSDGGVRENLVEENKVDFEKMTLGEWFDYMEVYLPKQIRKTTEEIVSSMRERSRQFSQFMLEQQQLQQKDGKAEEEKGVGSGRFPLQSIRCDLVDVREDSNMPLDLMKQWEIRKTLAPVDIGSLGGLVLDPVPVYNNIFRYWNHQLVLSLIERGQQIPIIIRDLDTKSEHSLFIKKSTIDESFIISTFWVRDFVHRRDLKEGDMIGMYWHPRTNSFCFSVLKRAGVE; this comes from the exons ATGGAAGGATCTACACTGAGATTAATAGTAGAAAAAGGTccaaaagaaggagaaaccatGGATTGCAAAGCAGGATCATCTTCAGTAATCAAAATTGGAAGAGTTATGAAAGGTAATACTTTCGCAATTAGAGATTCTGGTATTTCATCAAACCACCTAGTAATTGCTTTTAAGAATAATAAATGGGTCATTTCTGATTTAGATTCATCAAACGGTACCTTTTTGAATGAAAATCAAATTAGGGCTTTAACTGATTTTGATCTTAGAGATGAAGATATCATTAAAATTGGGGAACGTACTTCTCTAAAAGTTCAAATTAttgaagaagttagggttttgacgaaaccCCAAACTAGAAATGGTAGGAAAAATGTTGATTtagtagaggaagaagaagagcaagtGAGGAGGAATCCTAGGCGACGTGCTGCTCCAAAGAATTTAGCTGTTGCACCTGTTTCTAGTGTACCAGCTTCTTCTGCTGTTGCAGAGAGTAGGCCGAAGCGAGGAAGACCTAAGAAAGTAGAGTCTGATGAAGCTGAAGACATACTGAAAGTTCCCCAAGTTCCAGAACCAAAAGTTCAGCCAATTTCAGAATTAGAGCAAGAGATTGGTGCAGAGAAACAAGAAAATGCAATTCATGTGGAACCAAAGAAAACACGTCGAGGAGGAGGACGAGGTACCAGAAGAGGGAGAGGTTGCAAGGAGGAAACCGTCGTTCCAGTTCTGGTTTCGGAGAATGTGGAGGTGTCTGAGAATGTAGCTGCAGAACAGGTGAATTGTACAGTAGAAGTATCTAATGGTATTGTTGGAGAGAGCAGTAGGGTTTCGGCGGATGAGCAAAAACACACTCTAGATGATGTTTGTGAGGTGCAGAAGAGTCTGCTGAATTTAAACATAGATCAGAATATGGAGTTAGAGAAATGTGAAGAAGAGGGGAAAGAAGCTCCTGCCGCGAGGAAGAAGAGAACAGCAACTCGAAGAGCTGCTCAGCAGAAAGGAAAAGCTACCGAAGATGTTCGAGTTCCGGATCCTGAAGAGGATACCAGGAATTGCGAAGAATCAATTTTGCAGGAGGAGGAATTATGTGAAGAGTTTGCAAGTACTTCAGACGGTGGTGTCAGAGAAAACTTGGTTGAGGAAAATAAAGTTGATTTTGAGAAGATGACACTGGGTGAGTGGTTCGATTACATGGAAGTCTATTTGCCGAAACAAATACGCAAAACTACTGAAGAGATTGTTTCAAGTATGAGAGAAAGATCAAGACAATTCAGTCAGTTTATGTTAGAACAGCAACAGCTGCAACAAAAAGATGGTAAAG ctgaagaagaaaaaggagttGGCAGTGGAAGGTTTCCTCTGCAATCAATTCGTTGTGATTTGGTGGATGTAAGAGAGGATTCAAACATGCCATTGGACTTGATGAAACAATGGGAGATTAGGAAAACACTTGCACCGGTTGATATTGGATCTCTTGGCGGGCTAGTTTTGGATCCTGTACCGGTTTACAACAATAtctttaggtattggaatcatcaACTGGTTTTGAGCTTGATTGAGCGTGGGCAACAGATTCCGATCATCATCAGGGATTTGGATACTAAAAGTGAGCATTCTTTGTTCATTAAGAAGTCCACCATTGATGAATCCTTTATAATCTCTACATTTTGGGTCAGGGATTTTGTTCACAGGAGGGATCTCAAGGAAGGTGATATGATTGGGATGTATTGGCATCCCCGTACTAATTCTTTCTGTTTCTCTGTCTTGAAACGCGCTGGTGTAGAATGA
- the LOC113333099 gene encoding uncharacterized protein LOC113333099, whose protein sequence is MNSSNFKFCCLLILGLFVLKSESVHQPFRRDPGHPQWHHGAFHDIKENVRSDVRRMLHTRAEVPFQVPLEVNVVLVGFSGDGGYRYKLDTHNLEAFLKLSFPTHRPACLETGEPLDIEHHLSYNVFPVGQQELIALEKAVKGAMVPAGTARENEFGREVPFFEVDAKAVEPVFEHLYSYIFDMDGRSGESTEEMDRPVPSAIFVVNFDKVRMDPRNKEFDLDSLMYGTIPELTEEEMKKQEAEYIYRYRYNGGGASQVWLGSGRFVVVDLSAGPCTYGKIETEEGSVSYRTLPRLSNLLFPKGSMAASVSSTQNIFMGQLGALISTTIQHVIAPDVRFETVDLAKRLLVPIIVLRNHNRYNIMDGGHNYSIDVQAIEAEVKKMVHTHQEVVIIGGSHALHRHEKLSIAVSKAMRGHSLQETKPDGRFHVHTKTYLDGPILKEEMERSGDVLAAGLLEVSDPSLSSKFFLRQNWMENSDGASDSVIKHRPIWETYSPKRGNIKKKDKQKKLGDLYRTYGTRVIPVFVLSLADVDENLLMEDESLVWTSKDVVIVLQHQTEKIPLSYVSETERRYAYPSQAQRHIIAGLASAVGGLSAPYEKASHVHERPMVNWLWAAGCHPFGPFSNTSEVSQMLQDVALRSNMYSRVDAALHKIRDTSETVQSFAAEYLKTPLGEPVKGKKNKTITELWVEKFYKKTTHLPEPFPHELVERLEKYLDSLEEQLVDLSSLLYDHRLEEAHLNSSEIFQSTMFTQNYVDHILAAEREKMRCCEIQYKFPVQSSQAFIYGGILIAGFFVYFVVIFFSNPVR, encoded by the exons ATGAATTCTTCCAATTTTAAATTCTGTTGTCTATTAATTTTAGGCTTGTTTGTGTTAAAATCTGAATCAGTACATCAACCTTTTAGAAGAGATCCAGGTCATCCACAATGGCATCATGGTGCGTTTCATGATATTAAAGAAAATGTTCGATCAGATGTTCGTCGTATGCTTCATACTCGAGCTGAG GTTCCATTCCAGGTTCCACTTGAAGTGAATGTAGTTCTTGTTGGTTTTAGTGGAGATGGAGGGTATAGGTATAAGTTAGATACTCATAACTTGGAAGCGTTTTTGAAATTGAGTTTCCCGACTCATAGACCAGCGTGCTTGGAGACGGGAGAACCACTTGATATCGAACATCATCTTTCATACAATGTGTTTCCA GTCGGACAACAAGAGCTGATAGCACTTGAGAAGGCAGTTAAGGGGGCTATGGTTCCTGCCGGTACTGCTAGAGAG AATGAATTTGGGAGGGAGGTTCCTTTCTTTGAAGTAGATGCAAAGGCTGTGGAGCCTGTTTTTGAGCACCTATACTCCTACATCTTTGACATGGATGGTAGAAGTGGAGAATCTACAGAAGAGATGGATAGACCTGTTCCTAGTGCAATCTTTGTTGTTAATTTTGATAAG GTCAGAATGGATCCAAGGAACAAGGAATTTGATCTCGATAGTTTGATGTATGGGACCATACCTGAGCTTACAGAGGAAGAAATGAAAAAACAGGAAGCAGAATACATTTATCGTTATCGCTACAATGGTGGAGGGGCATCTCAAGTTTGGTTAGGATCTGGCAG ATTTGTTGTTGTCGACCTCTCTGCTGGTCCTTGCACATATGGAAAGATAGAAACTGAAGAGGGAAGTGTTAGTTATAGAACACTCCCTCGGTTATCTAACTTATTGTTTCCAAAAGGTTCAATGGCTGCTAGTGTTTCATCTACTCAAAATATCTTCATGGGTCAGCTTGGAGCTTTGATTTCGACTACCATTCAACATGTTATAGCTCCCGATGTTAG ATTTGAAACTGTTGACTTGGCAAAGAGATTGCTCGTACCTATCATTGTTCTTCGTAATCATAATCGGTACAACATTATGGATGGAGGGCATAACTACAGTATAGATGTCCAAGCAATTGAAGCAGAG GTGAAGAAAATGGTGCATACTCACCAAGAAGTAGTTATAATTGGAGGTTCACATGCTCTACATCGCCATGAAAAGCTATCTATTGCTGTTTCTAAAGCTATGCGAGGTCATTCTCTACAAGAAACCAAGCCGGATGGACGTTTTCATGTCCATACCAAGACATATTTGGATGGTCCGATACTTAAAGAA GAAATGGAACGTTCTGGGGATGTGCTTGCTGCAGGTTTACTTGAAGTTTCCGATCCTTCACTATCAAGTAAATTTTTCCTCCGCCAG AACTGGATGGAAAATTCCGATGGCGCAAGTGATTCCGTCATAAAGCACCGACCTATTTGGGAAACATACAGCCCTAAACGTGGCAATATAAAGAAGAAGGACAAACAAAAGAAACTAGGAGATCTGTACAGAACTTACGGTACCAGAGTAATTCCTGT CTTTGTACTGTCACTGGCGGATGTTGATGAGAACCTTCTAATGGAAGACGAGAGTCTTGTATGGACAAGTAAGGATGTTGTAATTGTTCTTCAGCATCAAACTGAAAAGATACCTCTGAG TTATGTTTCAGAGACAGAAAGAAGGTATGCCTATCCATCACAAGCCCAACGCCACATTATAGCTGGCCTAGCTTCTGCAGTGGGAGGGTTAAGCGCACCATACGAGAAGGCCTCACATGTCCATGAAAGGCCCATGGTCAATTGGCTCTGGGCGGCTGGGTGTCATCCATTTGGACCATTCTCTAATACTTCTGAAGTCAGCCAAATGCTTCAGGATGTTGCTCTG AGGAGCAATATGTATTCGCGGGTTGATGCTGCACTTCACAAAATTCGTGATACTTCAGAG ACTGTCCAAAGTTTTGCTGCTGAATATCTGAAAACACCTCTTGGTGAGCCAGTCAAAGGTAAAAAGAACAAGACAATCACTGAGCTGTGGGTGGAAAAGTTTTACAAGAAGACGACCCACTTACCAGAACCATTCCCACATGAGTTAGTTGAAAGATTAGAGAAATATTTGGAT AGTCTTGAAGAACAGCTTGTAGATCTTTCGTCCTTGTTATATGATCATCGGCTAGAGGAGGCACACTTGAACAGTTCAGAAATCTTCCAAAGTACCATGTTTACCCAGAA CTATGTGGATCATATCTTGGCTGCTGAAAGGGAGAAGATGAGGTGTTGCGAGATCCAGTACAAATTCCCAGTTCAATCGTCTCAAGCATTTATCTATGGGGGAATACTCATTGCCGGATTCTTTGTATATTTTGTTGTTATTTTCTTTTCTAATCCTGTTAGATGA